A portion of the Candidatus Binataceae bacterium genome contains these proteins:
- a CDS encoding AAA family ATPase: MKAEQSFFGSFELDSANACLRQGERAIFLTPKAFAMLRYLVEHPGQLVTKDDLWRAVWPGVTVTDAALTVCMSEIRKALGDEAKAPRFVQTVHRRGYRFIAPVGSRPVSGWAPNVGNQDHAVFSGPRSRAGGFVGREPELARLREWLEKALAGKRQIVFVTGEPGIGKTTLVNEFLHKVAGRASLRIGRGQCIGHYGIGEAYLPVLEALGRLCRQPHGERLIELLDRHAPTWLAQMPALLDAGELEALHRKVAGATRERMLRELAEAIEVITAEVPLVLILEDLHWSDYSTLDWLACLARREEPARLLVLGTYRPVELAVREHPLNVLKQELREHGLCEELSLTLLSEGAVVEYLAARFASLSRESLGKLARAIHRRTDGNPFFMVNIVHYLIAQELIVETGGRWRMRSDLQKAEQDIPEGLMQMIMRQAERLDFRERRLLEAASAAGAEFSVAAVAAGLEMAVAEVEGWCQALARQGQFLRTAGIGEWPDGTVAARYAFIHALYQDVLYQATAATRRIDLHRRIARREEAGYGARAVEIAAPLAVHFERARDYSAAIRYYRLAGENAARVSAHQEAIQDFLAALDLLARMLPDNAERSSQELALQLALGSALNAIKGWAAPEVERAYARAQELCKRLGEPPEGFPVLHGLWSLHYVRGELPTAYRFAEQLLCRARTAHDQTLLLFAHGALGDTSFSMGECLLARKQLETAFALYNRERPMAIGHDPGVNCLSYLALTLWTLGYPDQALGRADEALALAHTLSHPPSLAFAEGVVGYFRQYRREAAAAQKIAEHLIAFSVEHGFAHWLAQATITRGWAIAEQGHSEEGIAQIQKGLAAWRAIGVEFLRPHALCLLAEAYAQAGRPDDGLCALTEALAAADKHGIRHYEAEASRLKGELLLRQGRSSASQAHACFQHAIEIARKQNAKSLELRATLSLAHLLENQNKRAEARAMLAAVYRWFTEGFGTADLRDTAALLGRLASA; the protein is encoded by the coding sequence ATGAAAGCGGAGCAAAGCTTTTTCGGCTCCTTTGAATTGGATTCCGCTAATGCATGTCTGCGGCAGGGCGAGCGCGCGATCTTCCTCACGCCCAAGGCCTTCGCGATGCTCCGATACCTGGTGGAGCACCCTGGCCAGCTCGTGACCAAGGACGATCTCTGGCGCGCCGTCTGGCCTGGGGTCACAGTGACCGACGCCGCACTCACGGTGTGCATGAGCGAAATCCGCAAGGCCCTCGGCGACGAGGCGAAGGCTCCGCGCTTCGTTCAGACCGTGCATCGGCGCGGTTATCGGTTCATCGCTCCCGTCGGCAGCCGGCCGGTGTCAGGCTGGGCGCCCAACGTCGGGAATCAAGATCACGCAGTATTTTCGGGCCCTCGGTCCCGTGCGGGCGGCTTCGTCGGGCGGGAACCCGAGTTGGCGCGGTTGCGCGAATGGCTGGAGAAAGCGCTGGCCGGCAAGCGTCAAATCGTCTTTGTCACCGGCGAGCCGGGAATCGGCAAGACGACCCTGGTAAACGAGTTTCTGCACAAGGTTGCGGGCCGCGCGAGCCTGCGGATCGGGCGTGGGCAGTGCATCGGGCACTACGGCATCGGCGAGGCCTATCTGCCGGTGCTGGAGGCGCTTGGGCGGCTGTGTCGGCAGCCGCACGGGGAACGCCTGATTGAGCTCCTCGACCGGCACGCGCCGACGTGGCTGGCGCAGATGCCGGCGCTCCTCGATGCCGGCGAATTAGAAGCGCTGCACAGAAAGGTCGCGGGCGCCACCCGTGAACGGATGCTGCGCGAGCTGGCCGAAGCAATCGAGGTAATCACCGCCGAAGTTCCGCTCGTATTGATCCTCGAAGACCTGCACTGGAGTGACTACTCGACGCTTGACTGGCTCGCGTGTCTGGCGCGCCGCGAGGAACCGGCAAGGCTGTTGGTATTGGGCACCTACCGGCCGGTGGAACTGGCCGTGCGGGAGCACCCGCTCAATGTGCTCAAACAGGAGCTTCGGGAACACGGCCTATGCGAAGAACTCTCGCTGACGCTGCTGAGCGAAGGGGCGGTGGTTGAGTATCTGGCGGCCCGCTTCGCATCGCTTTCCCGCGAGTCACTCGGCAAGCTGGCGCGCGCAATCCATCGGCGCACGGATGGCAATCCGTTTTTCATGGTCAATATAGTCCACTATCTAATCGCGCAAGAACTGATAGTCGAGACCGGCGGGCGATGGAGGATGCGAAGCGACCTGCAGAAGGCGGAACAGGATATACCCGAAGGCCTCATGCAGATGATTATGCGGCAGGCCGAGCGACTGGATTTCCGTGAACGCCGGTTACTCGAGGCGGCAAGCGCCGCGGGGGCAGAGTTTTCGGTTGCGGCCGTCGCGGCAGGCCTGGAAATGGCAGTGGCAGAAGTCGAAGGGTGGTGCCAGGCGCTGGCGAGGCAGGGACAATTCCTGCGCACAGCCGGAATCGGCGAATGGCCCGACGGCACGGTTGCGGCGCGTTACGCATTCATCCATGCGCTCTATCAGGACGTCCTCTATCAGGCAACGGCGGCCACCCGGCGCATCGATCTGCATCGCCGGATCGCTCGACGCGAAGAGGCCGGCTACGGCGCTCGCGCAGTCGAGATCGCGGCGCCGCTTGCCGTCCACTTTGAACGCGCCCGCGATTACTCGGCTGCTATTAGGTATTACCGGCTTGCCGGAGAGAATGCCGCCCGCGTATCCGCTCATCAGGAGGCGATCCAGGATTTCCTCGCCGCGCTGGATCTGCTGGCCCGCATGCTGCCGGATAACGCCGAGCGCAGCTCGCAGGAATTGGCCCTCCAGCTTGCCCTTGGTTCCGCTCTAAACGCCATAAAAGGATGGGCCGCGCCGGAGGTCGAGCGGGCCTACGCCCGCGCACAAGAGCTCTGCAAGCGGCTGGGCGAGCCGCCGGAGGGTTTCCCCGTCCTTCATGGACTCTGGTCGCTACATTACGTGCGAGGCGAGTTACCGACAGCCTATCGGTTCGCCGAGCAGCTTCTGTGCCGCGCGCGGACCGCGCACGATCAGACGTTGTTGCTGTTCGCTCACGGCGCTCTGGGAGATACCTCGTTCTCGATGGGAGAATGTCTCCTCGCCCGCAAGCAGCTTGAAACCGCATTCGCTCTGTACAATCGTGAGCGGCCGATGGCGATCGGTCATGATCCGGGGGTGAACTGCCTGTCGTACCTGGCGTTGACCCTGTGGACCCTGGGCTACCCGGACCAGGCGCTCGGGAGAGCCGATGAAGCGCTCGCGCTGGCCCACACGCTATCCCATCCGCCGAGCCTGGCATTTGCCGAGGGTGTCGTTGGATATTTCCGACAGTATCGGCGAGAGGCAGCCGCCGCCCAGAAGATTGCCGAGCATCTGATTGCATTCTCCGTCGAGCACGGGTTTGCCCACTGGCTGGCTCAGGCAACGATTACACGAGGCTGGGCGATCGCAGAACAAGGGCACAGCGAAGAGGGGATTGCACAGATACAGAAGGGACTGGCTGCATGGCGCGCGATCGGAGTCGAGTTTCTGCGCCCGCACGCTCTTTGCCTGCTGGCCGAGGCCTATGCACAGGCGGGCCGGCCGGACGACGGCCTGTGCGCGCTCACCGAGGCGCTGGCCGCCGCGGACAAGCACGGAATCCGTCACTACGAGGCTGAAGCATCTCGGCTTAAGGGCGAACTGCTGCTCAGGCAGGGTCGTTCCAGTGCCTCGCAGGCGCATGCCTGCTTTCAACACGCGATCGAGATCGCGCGCAAGCAGAACGCCAAGTCACTCGAACTGCGCGCCACCCTCAGCCTTGCGCATCTGCTCGAAAACCAGAACAAACGTGCCGAGGCGCGCGCGATGCTTGCCGCTGTCTATCGTTGGTTCACCGAGGGCTTCGGCACCGCCGATCTCAGGGACACCGCGGCGTTGCTCGGGCGGCTCGCTAGTGCCTGA
- the nthB gene encoding nitrile hydratase subunit beta, with amino-acid sequence MNSVHDLGGMHGFGPVVREEHEPVFHADWEKRVFAIALALMGRRVNNVDEFRRAIEHMPPARYLAATYYEKWLHAIQSLLIEKGVATADELASGRASAPAPARGTGPLGTGGGDGVESFDSAAVKLRFDKSFRPRFKPGDRVVTRNFNPEHHTRLPRYARGKRGVIRYDQGVFVFPDTHAHGRGARPQHVYTVAFEARELWGADANPRAPVYLDCWDDYLERDRAAAKPAARTRPTAKPARASRARKGRKR; translated from the coding sequence ATGAACAGCGTTCATGACCTCGGCGGGATGCACGGCTTCGGACCGGTCGTGCGCGAAGAGCACGAGCCGGTCTTTCATGCCGACTGGGAAAAGCGCGTCTTCGCGATAGCGCTCGCGCTGATGGGGCGGCGGGTCAATAACGTGGACGAGTTCCGCCGCGCGATCGAGCACATGCCGCCGGCGCGCTATCTCGCCGCCACCTACTACGAAAAATGGCTGCACGCGATCCAGTCGCTGCTAATCGAGAAGGGCGTCGCCACCGCCGATGAGCTCGCAAGCGGCCGCGCAAGCGCGCCCGCGCCGGCGCGCGGGACCGGGCCGCTCGGTACCGGCGGCGGCGACGGGGTGGAGTCGTTCGACAGCGCCGCGGTCAAGCTGCGCTTCGACAAGAGCTTCCGCCCGCGCTTCAAGCCGGGCGACCGCGTCGTCACCCGCAACTTCAACCCCGAGCATCACACGCGCCTGCCCCGCTACGCGCGCGGCAAACGCGGCGTTATCCGCTACGACCAGGGCGTCTTCGTCTTTCCCGACACCCACGCGCACGGCCGCGGCGCCAGGCCGCAGCACGTCTACACGGTCGCCTTCGAGGCGCGCGAGTTGTGGGGCGCCGACGCCAATCCGCGCGCGCCGGTTTATCTGGACTGCTGGGACGACTATCTCGAGCGCGACCGCGCGGCGGCAAAGCCGGCGGCGCGCACACGCCCGACGGCCAAACCCGCCCGCGCAAGCCGGGCGCGCAAGGGACGCAAGCGATGA
- the nthA gene encoding nitrile hydratase subunit alpha — protein sequence MSDMHDHDHGHDYHNAPLSEPAQRVKALESLLVEKGLVDPQLLDQLIDTYERKIGPRNGARVIAHAWVDGEYRKRLFENAAKAIEELGYPPGPQGEHMMVVENTPRVHNLVVCTLCSCYPWSVLGLPPVWYKSPAYRARAVIDPRGLLKEFGVDVGDKEVRVWDSSSEMRYVVMPERPAGTEGWSEDELAELVTRDSMIGTAVVKAPARRARSESRAAG from the coding sequence ATGAGCGACATGCATGATCACGACCACGGCCACGACTACCATAATGCGCCGCTCTCCGAACCGGCGCAGCGGGTAAAGGCGCTGGAGTCGCTGCTGGTCGAGAAGGGATTGGTCGATCCGCAGCTTCTCGACCAGCTCATCGACACCTACGAGCGCAAGATCGGGCCGCGCAACGGTGCCCGCGTCATCGCCCATGCCTGGGTCGACGGCGAGTACCGCAAGCGCCTGTTCGAAAACGCCGCCAAGGCGATCGAGGAACTCGGCTACCCGCCGGGCCCGCAGGGCGAGCACATGATGGTGGTCGAGAACACGCCGCGCGTGCACAATCTCGTCGTCTGCACGCTGTGCTCGTGCTATCCGTGGTCGGTCCTGGGGCTGCCGCCGGTGTGGTACAAGAGCCCGGCTTACCGCGCGCGCGCGGTCATCGATCCCCGCGGCCTGCTCAAGGAGTTCGGTGTCGACGTGGGCGACAAGGAAGTGCGCGTGTGGGACAGTAGCTCTGAGATGCGCTACGTGGTGATGCCCGAGCGACCGGCGGGCACCGAAGGATGGAGCGAAGACGAGCTGGCGGAGCTGGTCACGCGCGACTCGATGATCGGCACCGCGGTGGTCAAGGCGCCTGCGCGCCGGGCCCGCTCCGAGTCCCGCGCCGCCGGGTAG
- a CDS encoding nitrile hydratase accessory protein, whose protein sequence is MSPKSTEELVAAARARVPEAIFSEPWEARAFAVAVALCESGCFPWAEFQQSLIDEIREAEGAGRAAPGGADYYHRWLGALTRLLAAKGIVGAAELEARIAVVGPPPPPQDPRQGQTK, encoded by the coding sequence ATGAGCCCGAAGAGCACCGAGGAGCTGGTCGCCGCCGCGCGCGCCCGCGTGCCCGAAGCGATCTTCAGCGAGCCGTGGGAGGCGCGCGCCTTCGCGGTCGCGGTCGCGTTGTGCGAGTCCGGGTGCTTCCCGTGGGCGGAATTCCAGCAAAGCCTGATCGACGAGATCCGCGAGGCTGAAGGTGCCGGCCGAGCCGCCCCCGGCGGCGCCGACTACTACCATCGCTGGCTCGGCGCGCTCACTCGCCTGCTCGCCGCCAAGGGAATCGTCGGTGCGGCCGAGCTCGAAGCGCGAATCGCGGTCGTCGGTCCGCCGCCGCCCCCGCAGGACCCCAGGCAGGGACAGACGAAGTAG
- the def gene encoding peptide deformylase, whose translation MILKVSRLGHPVLRSQAQPVAPERIATPGFQSLLDDMVDTMREYNGVGLAAPQIHLPLRVAVLEVGHHPRYPEMPPVPLTFLINPQIEILERDTVDDWEGCLSIPELRGLVPRYRRLRVSALGRKGETLDFVAADFHARVVQHEHDHLNGEVYLDRMPNLRSLAFLAEWQRFAASPPAER comes from the coding sequence ATGATTCTCAAGGTTAGCCGTCTGGGCCATCCGGTGCTGCGCTCACAGGCGCAGCCCGTCGCGCCCGAGCGCATCGCGACGCCCGGCTTTCAAAGCCTGCTCGACGACATGGTGGACACGATGCGCGAGTACAACGGCGTCGGACTGGCCGCGCCACAGATCCATCTGCCCTTGCGGGTGGCGGTGCTGGAGGTCGGCCACCATCCGCGCTATCCCGAGATGCCGCCGGTGCCCCTGACGTTCCTCATCAATCCGCAGATCGAAATCCTGGAGCGCGACACCGTCGACGACTGGGAGGGATGCCTGAGTATTCCGGAGTTGCGGGGGTTGGTCCCGCGATACCGGCGGCTGCGGGTCAGCGCGCTCGGGCGCAAGGGCGAGACGCTGGACTTCGTGGCCGCCGATTTCCATGCCCGCGTCGTCCAGCATGAACACGATCATCTGAACGGCGAAGTCTATCTGGACCGGATGCCGAACCTACGCTCGCTCGCGTTCCTCGCCGAATGGCAGCGCTTCGCGGCGTCGCCGCCGGCCGAGCGGTGA
- a CDS encoding sulfite exporter TauE/SafE family protein, giving the protein MIEIHAVLVGFLVAALVAMTGIGGGCLMAPILVAGMGVPMPVAVGTDLLYSTATKLAALAFYWRRGKVRWRVAALMLTGSLPAAVLALGAIWWMRSSAEGLTTLMSVSLAAALTLSAGAIFTRERLYDVNGDTSGGGGRSGRAAVITAGAAVGALVSLSSVGAGAIGVAALLLIYSSLELGEIIGTDLAHGVVLAALAAVGHAALGNVDFALLANLLAGMIPGIWLGGRLTGWLPEPMLRRTISLLLLGSALRLVA; this is encoded by the coding sequence ATGATCGAAATTCATGCCGTTTTGGTTGGTTTTCTCGTCGCGGCGCTGGTCGCTATGACCGGGATCGGTGGCGGCTGCCTGATGGCGCCGATACTAGTCGCGGGGATGGGGGTTCCGATGCCGGTCGCGGTGGGTACGGACCTGCTGTACTCGACCGCGACCAAGCTGGCGGCGTTGGCCTTCTATTGGCGCCGAGGCAAGGTGCGCTGGCGGGTTGCCGCTTTGATGTTGACGGGCAGCCTGCCGGCCGCGGTGCTTGCTTTGGGCGCTATCTGGTGGATGCGGTCGAGCGCCGAGGGCCTCACAACTCTAATGAGCGTGTCGCTGGCTGCCGCGTTGACACTCAGCGCCGGCGCGATTTTTACTCGCGAGCGGCTCTATGACGTCAATGGAGATACGTCAGGCGGCGGTGGGCGATCGGGGCGGGCGGCGGTGATTACGGCGGGGGCGGCGGTGGGCGCGCTGGTGAGCCTGTCCTCCGTCGGCGCGGGCGCGATCGGGGTTGCCGCGCTGCTGCTTATCTACTCGAGCCTTGAGCTCGGTGAAATCATCGGCACCGACCTCGCGCATGGTGTCGTGCTCGCGGCGCTCGCCGCGGTGGGACATGCGGCGCTGGGCAATGTGGATTTCGCCCTGCTCGCTAATTTACTGGCCGGCATGATCCCCGGGATATGGCTGGGCGGGCGGTTGACCGGCTGGCTGCCGGAGCCGATGCTGCGGCGGACGATCTCGCTCCTGCTGCTCGGCAGCGCGCTCCGGCTCGTCGCCTGA
- a CDS encoding thymidine phosphorylase family protein: protein MDDGSKGGTFRIRRLHIDTLREHVVVINRKAVTRGNLGFNPMDRARIIGVDPQTGQTREVTGVLDFCDDEMVSADEIGLTRDAFRDLGLPEGAAVSATLAVPPRSVDRVRDKLRGRRLDRAAFDAILTDVVHRRYSQVELAMFVMACALRALDLDELVDYTRAMIATGSQLRFDSTAVLDKHCIGGVPGNRTTMVVVPILAAHGLVVPKTSSRAITSPAGTADTMGAVAEVELSAEQLRAVVEKTGACIAWGGALELAPADDILITVERPMELDTEQQMVASILAKKKSVSATHVLIDIPVGPTAKVRTTAAAQQLAALFRAVAERIELRIETLLTEARGPVGRGVGPRLEALDVLAVLRREPDAPVDLREKSLFLAARLLEMSGVVEALEGYRAAQSALSSGAALRKFEQIVEAQGARELPPEAPFRAVVSAPADGRIRQIDCWRVARLAKLAGAPANISSGVRLLRTVGDIVARGEPLLEIHAESEAQLGFARSYAASHPELVGYGF, encoded by the coding sequence ATGGACGATGGGAGCAAAGGCGGAACCTTCCGCATCCGCCGTCTGCATATCGACACCCTGCGCGAGCACGTGGTGGTAATCAACCGCAAAGCGGTCACCCGCGGCAACCTGGGATTCAACCCGATGGACCGCGCCCGCATCATCGGCGTCGACCCGCAGACCGGCCAAACGCGCGAGGTTACCGGCGTGCTCGACTTCTGCGACGACGAGATGGTCAGCGCGGACGAGATCGGGCTTACGCGCGATGCCTTTCGCGACCTCGGCCTGCCCGAGGGCGCGGCCGTTAGCGCCACCCTGGCGGTGCCGCCGCGCAGCGTCGACCGCGTGCGCGACAAGCTGCGCGGGCGGCGGCTGGACCGCGCGGCGTTCGACGCCATCCTCACCGACGTCGTCCATCGGCGCTACTCGCAGGTCGAACTCGCGATGTTCGTAATGGCGTGCGCGCTGCGCGCGCTCGATCTCGACGAGTTGGTCGATTACACACGGGCGATGATCGCGACCGGTTCGCAATTGCGCTTCGATTCCACCGCGGTCCTCGACAAACACTGTATCGGCGGCGTGCCTGGCAATCGGACCACGATGGTGGTGGTGCCGATCCTTGCCGCCCACGGCCTGGTCGTGCCCAAGACCTCGTCGCGCGCGATCACTTCGCCCGCCGGCACCGCCGACACGATGGGCGCGGTCGCCGAGGTCGAGCTGAGCGCCGAACAACTGCGTGCGGTGGTCGAGAAGACCGGCGCCTGCATCGCATGGGGCGGCGCGCTCGAGCTCGCCCCCGCCGACGACATCCTGATCACCGTCGAGCGGCCGATGGAGCTCGACACCGAGCAGCAGATGGTGGCGTCGATTCTGGCCAAGAAGAAAAGCGTCAGCGCCACGCATGTCTTGATCGACATCCCGGTCGGCCCCACGGCCAAGGTGCGCACCACCGCCGCCGCCCAGCAGCTCGCGGCGCTCTTCCGCGCGGTCGCCGAGCGGATCGAGCTGCGAATCGAAACCCTCCTGACCGAGGCGCGCGGCCCGGTCGGGCGCGGGGTCGGCCCGCGCCTGGAGGCGCTCGACGTCCTCGCGGTGCTGCGGCGCGAGCCCGACGCGCCGGTCGACTTGCGCGAAAAGTCGCTCTTTCTGGCCGCGCGGCTGCTCGAGATGAGCGGCGTGGTCGAGGCGCTGGAAGGCTATCGCGCGGCGCAATCGGCGCTCTCCTCGGGCGCGGCGCTCCGCAAGTTCGAGCAGATTGTCGAGGCGCAGGGCGCGCGCGAGCTGCCGCCCGAGGCCCCGTTCCGCGCAGTGGTCAGCGCGCCCGCCGACGGTCGAATCCGCCAGATCGACTGCTGGCGCGTCGCGCGGCTGGCCAAGCTCGCCGGCGCGCCGGCCAACATCTCCTCGGGAGTGCGCCTGCTCAGGACCGTCGGCGACATCGTCGCCAGAGGCGAGCCGCTACTTGAGATCCATGCGGAAAGCGAGGCGCAACTCGGTTTCGCGCGCTCGTATGCGGCGAGCCATCCGGAACTCGTCGGCTACGGTTTCTGA
- a CDS encoding MBL fold metallo-hydrolase, translating into MSELTAKSGFAPTLRFLGAAGTVTGSRFLIETAQARVMVDCGLFQGLKALRLRNWDRFPIEPRAIDALVLSHAHLDHSGYLPALWRDGYRGKVFTTADTQALCRILLPDSGHLQEEEAAYANRRGYSKHAPARPLYTEDDALRALEALEPRPFGERFAVADGVFATMRRAGHILGAASVAVELGHPRPRTVLFSGDLGRPHHPLLRAPDPPPAADVVVVESTYGDRRHDDAASLALFEQALARTLGRGGVAVIPSFAVDRTEVVMFHLRRLVRAHRLPAAPVYIDSPMASAALKVYRAAAERTDSGLRPEVAREPDSFDPPEIIETRTVEESIGLNFVGGPAIIISASGMATGGRVLHHLANRLPDPRNTVILVGYQADGTRGRRLLAGEPEVKMLGRYVPVKAEVVNVEAFSVHADQGEIIGWLRAAVRRPEIVYVVHGEPPAAAALREAIEKELGWKAAVARHLEGVRL; encoded by the coding sequence GTGTCAGAACTGACAGCGAAATCCGGCTTTGCGCCGACGCTGCGCTTCCTGGGGGCGGCCGGCACCGTCACCGGCAGCCGGTTTCTGATCGAGACCGCGCAGGCGCGCGTGATGGTCGATTGCGGGCTGTTCCAGGGGCTCAAGGCGCTGCGCCTGCGCAACTGGGATCGTTTTCCGATCGAGCCCCGCGCGATCGACGCGCTGGTGCTCTCGCACGCGCATCTTGACCACTCCGGCTATCTGCCGGCGCTTTGGCGCGACGGCTACCGCGGAAAAGTCTTCACCACCGCCGACACGCAGGCGCTCTGCCGCATCCTGCTCCCCGACAGCGGTCATCTTCAGGAGGAGGAAGCCGCCTACGCCAACCGCCGCGGCTATTCCAAGCATGCGCCGGCGCGCCCGCTCTACACCGAAGACGACGCCCTGCGCGCGCTGGAGGCGCTCGAGCCGCGGCCATTCGGCGAGCGTTTCGCCGTCGCCGACGGCGTGTTCGCCACGATGCGCCGCGCGGGACATATCCTGGGCGCGGCCAGCGTCGCGGTCGAACTTGGCCATCCGCGCCCGCGCACCGTGCTGTTCAGCGGCGACCTCGGCCGCCCGCACCATCCGTTGCTCCGAGCGCCCGATCCGCCGCCGGCGGCCGACGTTGTCGTGGTCGAATCGACCTACGGCGACCGCCGCCATGACGACGCCGCCTCGCTGGCGCTGTTCGAGCAGGCGCTGGCGCGCACGCTTGGGCGCGGCGGGGTGGCGGTAATTCCGTCGTTTGCGGTCGACCGCACCGAGGTCGTGATGTTTCATCTGCGTCGGCTGGTGCGCGCGCACCGGCTGCCGGCGGCGCCGGTCTATATCGACAGCCCGATGGCGTCGGCGGCGCTGAAGGTCTATCGGGCGGCGGCCGAGCGCACTGACAGCGGATTGCGCCCCGAGGTCGCGCGCGAACCGGATTCGTTCGACCCCCCGGAGATAATCGAGACGCGCACGGTGGAGGAATCGATCGGGCTCAATTTCGTCGGCGGGCCGGCAATAATTATCTCAGCCTCGGGGATGGCGACCGGCGGGCGCGTGCTCCACCATCTGGCCAACCGCTTGCCCGACCCGCGCAACACGGTGATCCTCGTCGGCTACCAGGCCGACGGTACGCGCGGGCGCCGACTGCTCGCGGGCGAACCGGAGGTCAAGATGCTCGGGCGCTACGTGCCGGTGAAGGCGGAGGTGGTCAACGTCGAGGCGTTCTCCGTTCACGCCGACCAAGGTGAGATAATCGGATGGCTGCGTGCGGCGGTGCGCCGACCCGAGATCGTGTACGTGGTCCACGGCGAACCGCCGGCAGCGGCCGCGCTGCGCGAGGCGATCGAGAAGGAGCTCGGGTGGAAGGCGGCGGTCGCGCGCCATCTCGAAGGAGTTCGGCTCTGA
- a CDS encoding acyl-CoA dehydrogenase family protein, which yields MSEGANEGERLIAAAAALKPKIREAAAEIEQGRRLPAHIVDAMRKIGIFRMAMPRAWGGPEIDPIAQLRVIEVLSEADGSVGWCAMINSDSGYFSAFLDQDVAREMYRDIDASTASSLLWAGRAQPVDGGFRLSGRWPFCSGCTHSQWFVGSSVVHDGDAPRVGAGGVPDVRLCFVPIAEGEILDTWYSTGLRGSGSNDFQVRDIFVPAQRVCSLIELPVRRPGPLYAWPLMFAYNFPGITLGIARSALDTFAEMAARKPVTAANLIGRRAMLREEGYAQTALARAEALVRSARGFIYETMEEIWATLVRGEPLPLRLRALYRLAMVHAHEACTSAVDMLYKANGGGSVYQSGPLDRYFRDIHTINQHTLNGLKTYENAGAALMGLTPLDPLF from the coding sequence ATGAGCGAAGGCGCAAACGAGGGTGAGCGACTGATCGCGGCCGCAGCCGCACTGAAGCCGAAAATCCGCGAGGCCGCGGCGGAGATCGAGCAGGGCCGCCGCCTGCCCGCGCATATCGTCGACGCGATGCGCAAAATCGGCATCTTCCGAATGGCGATGCCGCGCGCGTGGGGCGGGCCCGAGATCGACCCCATCGCGCAACTGCGCGTGATCGAGGTGCTCTCGGAGGCCGACGGCTCGGTCGGCTGGTGCGCGATGATCAACTCCGACAGCGGCTACTTCAGCGCGTTTCTGGACCAGGACGTCGCGCGCGAGATGTACCGCGACATCGACGCTTCCACCGCTTCCAGCCTGCTGTGGGCCGGCCGTGCGCAGCCGGTTGACGGCGGCTTCCGGCTGAGCGGGCGCTGGCCGTTTTGCAGCGGCTGCACGCACTCGCAATGGTTCGTCGGCAGCAGCGTGGTCCACGACGGCGACGCGCCCCGCGTGGGCGCCGGCGGCGTGCCCGACGTGCGGCTGTGCTTTGTGCCGATCGCCGAGGGCGAAATCCTCGATACCTGGTACAGCACCGGATTGCGCGGCAGCGGCAGCAACGACTTCCAGGTCAGGGATATCTTCGTTCCCGCCCAGCGCGTATGCAGCCTGATCGAGCTGCCGGTGCGCCGGCCGGGCCCGCTGTACGCGTGGCCGTTGATGTTCGCCTACAATTTCCCCGGCATCACGCTCGGCATCGCGCGCAGCGCGCTCGACACGTTCGCCGAGATGGCCGCGCGCAAGCCGGTCACCGCTGCCAATCTCATCGGGCGGCGGGCGATGCTGCGCGAGGAGGGCTACGCGCAGACGGCGCTCGCACGCGCCGAGGCGCTGGTGCGCTCCGCGCGCGGATTCATCTACGAGACGATGGAAGAGATCTGGGCAACGCTGGTGCGCGGCGAGCCGCTGCCGCTGCGTCTGCGCGCGCTCTACCGGCTGGCGATGGTCCACGCACATGAGGCCTGCACCAGCGCGGTGGACATGCTTTACAAGGCCAACGGCGGCGGCTCGGTTTACCAGAGCGGCCCGCTGGACCGCTACTTCCGCGACATCCACACGATCAACCAGCACACGCTCAACGGGCTGAAGACCTACGAGAACGCGGGCGCCGCTCTGATGGGGCTGACTCCGCTCGATCCTCTGTTCTAA